One Dunckerocampus dactyliophorus isolate RoL2022-P2 chromosome 6, RoL_Ddac_1.1, whole genome shotgun sequence genomic window, CTTTTTAATCCTTAAGGCGAAGGGACAGTTTAAAAAACAGTCTGTTGCAAACAATGTAGAGGTGAGTGTTCCTGTCCCCAGTGATGCTGACTCACCCAAGTTCAAAACCAGCACAGGCCAGGCCAAATACGTACCTGAGAAGAACTTGGTGGTGTGGACCATCAAGTCTTTCCAGGTAAGAAATAcatccattttttaaattagaaaaaatatatCAGTAATTTCCTTTTGAATCTGACTAAAGTATCATTACAGGGGGGTAAAGAGTTTCTCATGAGGGCTCACTTCGGTCTGCCCAGTGTGGAGAATGATGAACTTGAGGGGAAGCCTCCCATTACTGTCAAGTTTGAAATCCCATACTTCACAGTCTCAGGAATACAGGTACACATTGTTTATGCTGAGCTTTTACATCTGCAAGTGTATAAAGCTCGCAGCACATGAAAGATGAGAAACTGCTCCAGCTGACATTAAGTTTTGGTTGATTGTTGGTTGATACTGTAGATTTGTATGCATTTGCTCAACAAGTTGtgactcacattttttttccaggtgCGATATATGAAGATCATTGAAAAAAGTGGTTACCAAGCGCTACCGTGGGTGCGCTACATTACCCAAAGTGGAGGTAATTGACTATTTTTGCATATTATTCGTTTATAAGCTACAATCAGGTGAAAAAAATAGGACATCCCATggtgtttagattttttttttatttatctgaGAAATAATAGCAAAGGAAACACAGTCGGGTCGCATGATTTGACAGGTTTTAACCaatttgtgtgcagcagttcagcaGTAGAAAAGCTACACCAGgaggtgtccaaattttttcacatgactataatatatttataagaGATTCTGAAAAAGATCAGATAGGACCATTCAGGTTTGATCGACCCCGATGCATTGTGCCTGTTACACATTGTGAAggatacagtattttattaaatCATATAATAGGTATAGCATATGTATTAACCAAGTGAGACCCATATCGTGTTTAAAACATGaattctttctcttttttttagattaccAATTGCGGACCAATATGTAACGCTTCAGGAGAGGCTTTGTATTCCTTTCTTCCAGGACTTCCAGAAGAGAATTAAATGTTCTCTTGAACTACCAGACTGAGAAAATGTCTTTAAATTTCACCTACGCTATTTAATGCCGCTGATCTTCGTTGtaagttgtttttattgttgtaattgtCAAGGCGTCTGAAAATAAAGCCCAGGATTGTTATTCCATTTGTCATCAGTAATGTTTTTGGTTGcaaaacatatttagattgAATTTTTCCAGTATTGCATTGTGAAATATTTCTGACGACTAAGCAGTCTGTATGAAGCCGCAGCCaaaggacatactgtacatacagtaaatgaagGTCCTCTACAAACATCAACGTATCTGAATGGCCCGCTTTCTTCACAGTGCGTTCACATTGGCTGACCGTTGCTGTTGCCACGGTGACAGTATAGTAACCTAGCTGTAGCTCCGCCTTTTTTACTAAATATGGCAAAAACCTACCCTCGAGGCGAGCCGTGATTGGTCAACGCCTGTTCCTCTTCAGTGTTTGTAAATTGTACACTGGAGACGCAGCTGTGTAGAGCTCAGCGCGCAAATGTGTTTTTCCAATGTtgataaacatttgtttttcatatttcatttaaatattACCGCTCCTTGAAGACAGAGGGCGCAGAAAGCTTGACGACGTAGTGAACTTCCCCATAAAAAGCGAGCGAGGTAAGTTTAAACCCCCTTTTATCTGTTCACTCTTTTTATGTTAGCCGTTAGCCTGGATGCTAACCGCCGTCAAGATTCAGTTGACATCTCGCCGCTTTCGGTCGCTCCGTCTGAGGAGGGAGCGAGATAGACGAATGTAGCGGAATCGTGTTGCTCAAGTCGGATAGATATTTTGGTGTTAGCGTGGAAACAGCGAGACAGCTGCTGCGGTATAGCTAACTGCGGCAGACGTCGATCGTCGCCTCTCGTATCCAGTGTTTGTCTGAGACGTGTCCGCCTCTCCCCCTTCAGAGAAGAGAGGTGAACATTGCAGTCTAACATGGTTTTCAGTCAGATGGATGCCGCTAAAGCCTTGACGGAAGCAGCGGCTAAAGGGAACCTCGGCGAGGTGCAGAGGATCTTGGAGGAATGCAGGCTGCATCCCGATACTGTCAATGAGTTTGGCAGGACAGCACTACAGGTACATATGAGTCTTACTACACTGTCGTTGTATTGAGAGGCAGCTACAATCGATGTATTTTCACGTGAAGTGTTCTTAAAGCTAATATTCAACGTCTTTAGGCACACACATtgtatatacatttaaatacaattcATACGAGcaacatgagaaaaaagtaatactcAAGcagcattaaatatatttttaaatgaaggcTAAAAAAAAGCTACATGTTTGCATATGTACAAGCAATCAATGCAATGTTGGATgttttaatgaataaatatggACAGTGTATGGACAAATATGCATACAATTGGTTGCGAatgtgtaatatgtgatgtTGCATCAGAAAGTGTTTTGCCTCACTCACAGTGGTGTGCTGTTACATAAAAGTACAGTGAATGGAATGAATGACCTAaagcatttattatttatgacaGCAGCGCTGAGTCTTTACAGAGATAATAGTACTCGCCTTTGAGTGAGACTGTCAGAGGGGTATTCATTTAAccatgtttgttgttgtcattgaaACTATCACTCCAGGGTCAAACGGTTGTCATCACAAGTAACGCTTTCATTCGTataagcgtaaaaagaagttaactactGTTATTACAATGTAGAAACAACAACACGCTCAGCCTTAGCTTGACTAATGATCGAATACGGAGATgagttgcctttttttttttacattcttactTCTAACTTTAAAAAGAAGTTCATCAACTGTGATAAACTGGAGTCGTACTGTTTTGAATGTGAGTCCGTGTACTTGTAAACTGTTATTTTCTTCTTACTTGTGCAACTGTTACCAAAAGAACCtaaacatgttatgttaacAGGAGCATTCAAAAACCACGGTTTGACTGCATGTGTAGCCTAAAGCTAATATATCAGAGTAAAGACGACAGACCTTTACAAAGTGTCATTTGCTCTCCTGCAGGTGATGATGATGGGAAACTCCAAGGTTGCAGATCTGCTCCTGGAAAAAGGAGCAGATCCCAACGTCCAGGACAAGCAAGGGATTGCGCCGGTCCACGACGCCGCCCGCACAGGATTCCTGGACACGCTTCAGGTTCTGGTGGAGCACGGTGCCTCCGTCAACGTGGCGGACCAGGGCGGCGCCCTGCCCATCCACATCGCCATCCGGGAGGGCCACCGAGATGTGGTGGAGTTCCTGGCCCCACGCTCCAACCTGAAGCATGCCAACGCAAGCGGTCAGACGGCGATAGACGTGGCTCGAGCATCACACGAGCCAGACATGGTCCACCTGGTGTTTGCTCACATCCACTCTTAGTCTCTGCTGGCTTGTTTGTGTGCTAACCTTAACCTCATATGTTTGTTGTGTCGTTCAAACCTGGTGACTTGAATTCATTGCTGTGTAAaaggtttgtttgtgttcattgtAGCTCAACTTGGATGCGTGACGCAGGACATTTTGTCATGGCAGCTTCTTTTTCAGTGAGTGGTGGCTACACACAGTAGACACTTGTTTTGCACAGTGCAATTTAGGCACCTTATACACAAATGTTTATCTCTTTGGGAGTGCACATTAGCCCGTTTCCCTCCCAGTGTTTTGTCATGATTGCATCATTTGTATTGTGTAACAGTTGataggttatgtttttgttttcaatttgaTGAATCTTCATATGGTGCAGCGTAATTACATTGCATAGCTGTGTTTCCTATAACTAGATGAACTTAGACTTGGAATTATTTATTGTTGAAATAGCAGTAATATTCTTGTGGCTTTGTAAAATGCATCATTCATTGTGGTTTGTTGAAATGTTATTTATACAAATAATACTTTTAATACAAAAGTGAGATGTTTCACTTTTCTATTTGAATATGaaagcacaaaaataaaagtttggAACACTTGAAGTCAGTTTTGTAGCTGCTTTTCCTCATCAAATCACCACACATTTACattactttatttacttattatttatggttttgctagtctgtgcagcactttggaaacagtgtttataaaatgtgctatataaataaagtggattggattggattggaaaaCTCATGTTTTCTTTATAATATCCAACTACTATTCTAGGGTGctgagtggaaaaaaatcagTCTCACTTCTTTTTTTAGCTACCGgtatatatttacaatatttagcACACTTTGAGCTCAGCgagcatggtggcctagtggttagccacacagtcaggggatcgggaagatctgggttcgaatctctgttgggcatctctgtgtggatctccccgtgtgtgggtttcctcattactctggtttcctcccacattccaagaaCATCCttaattaggttaattggtgactctaaattgtccataggtatgaatgtgagtgtgaatggttgtttgtctatatgtgccctgtgtttggctggcgaccagtccaggatgtactccgcctctcgccggaagtcagctgggataggctccagcatatccccgcgatcgcatagaagatggatagatggacttTCCTCAtcattttcttcacatttgaggtagaaatgaaatggttttttttattgtaaattaaACTAAATGATAAAAGTAAAACTACAGTAAATGCtaaatttaaatgtttaaatctAAATCTAATTAAATAACTCTTAAAATAATTAATTCTTAAatctaaatacaaatatatcttaaatgtaaatataaatggtTAAAATAAATCTAGAGTCAAtggtaaatctaaatgttaaatctaaatattaaatcTTTCGCACATTTGCAAATGAACCACGCCTCCCAGTGTGCACAGACACGCCCACATCTCTGTGTGCTCTGAATGCGGAGATGAGGTCACGTGTGCGCCCGGAAAGGACGTAAACAAGCAGAGATTGAACACGGGGGTTATGGCAGGTGTACGTGCTGCGCTCCAAGGTGCACTGCTGTCGGTGTTTCGGTTCAACTGGCTTCTGTGTTAATGGAATCCCAAGTCCAGTTTGGTCATTTCCTCATTGAGCTTCATCTAATGCTCCAACTGCATAAGTGTCCATGTAAAGCCGGAATCGAACTcagcaaaaagtcattaaatTACACCATCCTACACGACATACCGTCACCTCTTTAAAAAGAGATATTGCTAGAATAAACCCCTGTTCAAACACAGCGATTTCAACCATGCCATGTCAATCGCATTGTGTATCACTCAAATTAATATTCATCCACGACTCCCCAGGAAATATCAGTGCACAAAATAATGGAGGACACGTGCAAGAATGTATCCATGCAGAGGGAAGATTAAagatttacatttaacatttaaatttaacattcacacataacatttatatttagaatTAACATTTACGTTAACGTTTATATCTAGATTTAAGATTTTTAACATGTATATTTATGATTTAATTTTAACGCTTGTatttaaaattaatatatttaagaTTTAAATTTAGATTCATAATTTACATTTAAAGTAAACATTTAGGTTGAGCATTAAGTTTTAGATTTATCatatagtttttttaaaatacaaaaaaacatttaatttctacctTAAAATTGAAGCAAATGagttaaatgtgagaaaaatgagCTAAATATTGAAAATGTATAGCTAAAAAAAGTGGGATCGAATTTTTACATTCGGCATCCCATAAGTATACGCTAAATTCCAATGTGATCATCACAGCATCCAGCATGACAGCTCAGCTCTGTGAATAAGGAGCCCTGTTAAAGTGTAGGGCCTCTCACTACGTCAGAGCAcagtggatgctttgtttgcttGGACCAGCTTGTCAAGGCGACTTCAGGTGCTCGCTTGTAGATTGGCATGATGTCATAGAATAGGGGCGTCAAAACTCATTTTTGTACTCACTAACTGGTATTGTAGATTGTACTTTCCCAGCCAATCGTTGGATGAGTCGTGTTTGACCACATTTACAACAAACTTGTCTAACGTCACACTTCTTTATCATTTAACACCACGTTAGATTACACAGCTGTTCCTAATGCTGTGGCCACTGAAATGCAAACAATGACCCTAACCCGGCTGTAAAGATGACAAGAAAATGTGTACCTGATAACTACGTAGCGCTCCGTGACTTGACTGAGTGGTGATGAGGGTGTTTCTTGCAGGGTGTGAGAATACACCCTAGCTAAACAACGTGCTGGTTAGTTTGGCATGTTGGTCGAGAAGGTGGACATGCGTCTGCAAAAATAAACTTTGAGTCATGGCACGACACGCCTTGTTGAAGAGGGCTTATACAGTTTCAGAAAGCACAACACCGGATGGGAATAGTTTTTGTGACCATTGGTGACGAAGGCAAGTCTGTGCTGTTCCTCTTTCTGTTTTCACAAGATGTATTTTTTGAAGTTTATGAAAAGAAACGAATCATaccatgaaaataaagttgcactATTATGAGCGGAAaaacagtttgatttcacaagaataaagatgtcattttagaaAGACAAGgtaaaataattagaaatgtaCAAGTTAAGACATCATTTTATAAAAAGAATGTATTTtgcgaggaaaaagttgtactaCTGACAACAAATATTTGTTCATATCACGTATTACCAAAAAGTTTGTGAAAGCGCAACACTGGTGCGTTCTCATTTGCATGACACTTCTGAAATTGACTCTGTAAATcattgttctctctttttttgtgaaaaagtactttttcttataatattaagactttattttttcccttttaaaatgatgacttcatCCCATAACCTTCATCTTATGTATTTGTCTCCTGGTTTATTATAAAGTCtgtgatgttttattcagaATCTTATTAAACACAACAGACCATTGTGGCTAATTAGGGTGATAATCAAagtaatactgtactgtaatcttCACTGATTGAATTCATATTTACGGAGTTGGAAAAGATTAAAGATGCTGCAAAGTCCTcttttcttgaaaaatacattttgtggttTGTGGTTCTGGTtagagccgcacggtggcctagtggttagcatgttggccacacagtcaggggagatctgggttcgaatctcctgtgcgtgggttttctccgggcagtccggtttcctcccaattggcgactctaaattgtcgtatgaatgtgagtgtgaatggttgtttgtctatatgtgctctgtcattggctgatgaccagtccagggtgtccctcgcctctcgcccgaagtccacgaccctagtgaggataagcagtatagaagatggatggatggggtttTGGTTAGGGTTGGATTTTGCTTCGGCTTGTGCTAAGGGTTAGGGTTGgctttagggttagggtagcaTACATCACAAAGACTTTTGCACAAATCGATTGTTTTAATTTGCCTTCAAGagacagcaacacaacacagcacagaCATATTGAAAAGTTAAAGTAGAATGAGGTGATGCTTTGGTTGCATGTTCTGCTGACCTACTGTAATGATAAAGTACAGTACtgctctgaaaaaaaaaagtcttaatacaCTAAAAAATGGTCTATACAAAATATACCACACCGTACAGCCATGAGGCGTTCACAAGCAGAGAAGAGCTACTGTCCCTCTGGTCCTTTGTCTTGAAACAACATGAAAAGTAGATGAAATACTTTTGACATCCTAAAATCACCACATGAATTAGAACGCAATTAAAGATACGGTACACATTTGATGGATGAAGACCTCCATGTGCTTCTAATGAGTTTGAAGTGCTATGAGACGAGGTAAAGCAGCATACACCTTGTTTTGATGCAAACATACACAAAAGTGAAGCCCGACCACCATTAACCCTCAGTCAAACAACCGCGGATCGTCTCTTGGCGCCTTCTGAGAAATGCTGCAGGCTCGCCAAGTCCGACCCAAGCATGCAACGTACATAATGCTTTCTAAATGTGTCTGACCGTTGGTTGGGACACCGTGCAGGATTATTGGAATGAAACCTCAGCATTGGGAGAATATGTTCTGTTTGCAAGTTGCTAGTTCTGGACAGTCCCAAGGCTGCAGGGTCACATCAAGTCAAATGAGCTTATTTTAGGGCACtaattgcatttacatttacactggAATTGTTCAACTCATTCCTTATTAACACAGATTCTCTTTTCGTGCTTAGTTAGTCTGTGTTGCATCGTGTTTCATTTGTAATGCcaattttgttgtcttttatgCAATGTCTATGCTGCATTGTTGGCCATTTTTAACCTCAAAGaggatttacagtatttttaccTAAAAACCtttgaaatgtactgtattacaaGACTTGCAATGCTATACAGTCTATGACATATGAATATAATAAAAACGTTCTACTATGATCATTTGTCTTGCTGAATGGCTTGGAATCCACCTACAGATCATTTATTACTTCTTCAAAATGATATGTTACTAAAGAAGGATTAAAGATCATTGTCTTTGTTAACGTAGACTGCGTCCAAAAAAGTTTCAAAGAGTCCCACTTCCTCGTCATTGCCATTATTCTTGTCATTTAAACCTAAACTAGGTACCGCTTGTAATAAAAACTTGACACAACTAAAATGCCTAACAATGTTGTGATCAGCTCCTTATAAAGAATGAATAAATGGTTCGCACTTATCTCTCAACTCGCTACCGTGATGAGATGATAGCATTTATAACTGGAAAGAGGAAGCCTTGCTATGAAGTGTAAAGCGTAGCATTTCATGAACATGATCTTGTACCATTTAGTGGCAAAGAAGTAAAGCTGCTTGGATCAAAGCACTTGTAGCAGTTTATGAATGAGTAATGACCTCATTCATAACGTGCATTTATTACAATACATAACCAACATTTAGGAGTTGTGATTTGACCTTCAACTGCCACGGACGTAATAAACCCATTTGTGTCCTCCGGGTGTTCATGAAAGACCCTGATTAAAGTGCAGtattttgcatgtattttcAAACTCTTCTACAGTTCTTACTGTATGTGACTGAGGGTGGATAGAGGTTTGGTTTTGAGTCAGCAAAGTTTTGTTCTGCAGACCCAAAACAGGTATTTAAGTAAAATGTGTGAGCAGGAGGACGGTCCCTTCATAGCGCATCTTCTCTTCAACTCTCTCACAGTGCACTTCACGACTCTTCATCAGTGGCACTGACGGAGTGAtcctaaaaaaatacacacaaaacacCTTATGCTTCCTAATTTATCTTGGAATGAATGCTGCAAGGTCAAATTAAATGAGTGTTTCCCAgatgatgaggggaaaaaaagcaacaggGATCTAGCCTTGATCCCCCGCTATTCCATTCCCCCGACTTAGCGTGAATGAGTTCAGTTGTTTGCAAAAAATGGCCTAATTCCaggaggaaattaaaaaatcaataaaattgtaattcgTTTGAGAAGAAAACCGTGAAATGCAGAACCCCAAAtatgcagggatctactgtctcgaatcaaatatttattaaatattactATTTCCTGCTGCTGCGTAAAGTAAAGTATCTTTATAAAagcagttttttaaatattcagtaatccctcgtttatcgcagttattTGGGTCCACATCCGACTTTGATAAGTGAAGTTCcacgaaataggattccttctttataaatggcatatttacatagttagagcatagaaaacctgtttacagccttctaaatacaggttttaacattagagcacCCTACACATGAAATAGTCACCTACctttatattcatattacccaatgtagtagatataataaaaacaataagccatttaagacacaaataaatcTTGTGCCAAATGTGTTCCAGAGTGTGAagggcaggaagtgacatcaggggctcagagttgaggtttagctcggcattattatgatgattatattattactgcgattggctggcgaccagtccagggtgtaccccgcctgtcggccgaagtcagctgggataggctccagcatgcccccgtgaccctaacgaggatgaagcggcatagaaaatggatggatggatggatggatgttattattattgcgcctgttatgagataattcagacctgcaataaatgcctgtttttCCGGCAATCAAGGCTGCcgcttgtatgtttcaccattaaagtaacattactgacacctactgaccagtgtggaatacgaCATCACAatctgaatgcatcttctgaggacttatatttgtattttagtttatttagcaatttttatgcttgacaatgcataatttaggcaaaaaaatatgtaaaatgtgcttaaatattttacatatttaataacaataacattccCATCAGGACTGTAGTCCATTAACGGCAACTTATCCCCCGCTTGGTCTCCTAAAtgcagttctggtcagatttttgtgatgaagaacaaagttccgcttagttgctggggacaattaagtaaagagattggcttctcaaaacaatatgtgttcaaaagatgaatacatttgcatcacaaaaatgctttctcaaaaaaaaatcagacctcacaaaacggtcaacgttatatttgtctcccgccatatccctgcacactgtcgagatgtgtattcaagattcaagagttttattgtcatatgcacagtaaaactggtggttctgctatgcgatgaaattcttgttctgttcattctcccaaaaaaagaaagaaaaacagaagaaaatgaataagaacataagaaacataaacaccaataaatgaagcaacaacaacagaagagacattaataccaataaataaataaataaaatgctatgagtgtgtgcgtgtgttgcgtgcggcatgtgcgagtgcttcgttgagaagcctgatggcctgtgggtaaaagctgtttgccagccttgtggtcctggacttcaaactcctgtagcgtctgcctgacggtaggagtgtgaataatgagtgttgtggatgtgtgctgtccttgatgaggttgtgtgttctccGTACGACgtgagatttataaatgtcttgtaaTGAgaggagggctgccccaacaatgttctgtgaggtcttgatcacctgctggagtgccttcctatcacgtgttgtataGTTaacgtaccaaacagtgatggaggcggtaaggacactttcgatagtgcatctgtagaagcaactcaggattgtggtggacatgccaaatttcctcagtcttctcaggaagtagtctcctttgggacttcttcagaatttgttgggtgttgtgagaccaggtgaggtcctcgctgatgtgtgtgccaaggaacttgaaggttttcaccctctccacctcagtctcatcaataaacaggggtttatgcggctccttttcccttgttcttgggtcaatgatcatctctttagtcttatctgtattgagaaggagattgttatcatgacatcaagctatgaggtccgccacctctcttctgtatgatgtttcaacaccaccagtgatcagtccgatgactgtagtgtcatccgcaaacttaatgatgctggtgttgttctggaaggccacgcaatcgtaggtgaagagcgtgtagagaagcggactcagcacacacccctgtggggtcccagtgctcacaattcttgagctggattcttgtgtatgtgacgaagacgctcacatctacttccgcgaccATCTTGTTCACGTATGTGTTCCAgactttgagaagccaaactcttgacttaaatGTCCCCGGCAACTAAGcgtcatcacagaaatctgaccagaactggactttggagaccaagtggggggtaagccgctgttaatggactacaaaaatctgaactatccctttaatatatgtttgaaaaactgtgataagagtgaagccgAGAAATTCAAACCAGGATGTGGCGCAGGatgacttttattggatctcatAAAGTGTGCAAGTGCACCTAATCCTGGGATTGGtgagtggacacacacacacacacatgcacgcacacacgcgctcACACACGCAGTTACCTCCTCTTGTTCATCCTCAGAGTCATCATCACTAACCACAGGTTTGGCTCTGGTGCGTCCCGATCGTCTGCTTCGTCCCTTTCCTCGTTCTGCTCCTCGCTCCTTCCTGCCCAGTCGGATCTTGACCTTGACGGAACgagctgaacacacacacacacgcacaaacacacgcacacacacacaaacacacgcacggaACACTGTATAAATGGGaggcctacaaattctgtctgTGGCACAGAAACAGACTCTTCTTACTTTCAGACTCTGATCCGTCGTCCtgctcatcctcctcttcctcactctCCTCACCCTcgctctcctcctccttctcgaTCTTCTGCCTCAGACTGGTGAAGACTGACTGCAGCACGATGGAGTCCTCGTATATCTGCTCGCATCAAAGGTAGCAAACATCCTCAGCACTGCATGCTGTTACATATTGAAGAGTTTTTGTGTGCGTGGTGCTCTCACCAGCGATCCCTCCAGGTTGAAGGTTTGCGCGTTCTGGAAAAGCAGCATGACGTCTCTCTCTAGGTCACCAAGACTGCGATAGCGGTGGCCTCGAATCCTCTCCTAGTGTCGGTGAAGGACATTAATTAGTGaactggaaaaaacaaaacaaaaacaaaaacagaataaCGTGGCGATACCTTTATCTTCCTGAAGTCCACAGGCTTGCGGATGAGTTCATAGTATTCAGGCAGCTCCTTTCTCGACGGCAGCTGAATGAACACCTCACTGAGCTGACGACCACTGGTGCTACAGGACACGAGATCATCAGGATGAGACACAATATATCACCAAAGCTAATCGATAACAAGGTACTACCGCAAACTATGGAAAACAGACAGGAAGAAGATCGATGATTTTGGGATTGCTAGCAAACATCCATTTAGTGATGAAGAACTGCAGTCAATTATACTGAAAGCTGCCTGTTTGCTTTCCTTCTGTGGCTAAATGAGTgcagcaaaatattagaaacagctcccaatatgatgcagtgcagtacaccactgcaaacgaTGCCTACATTAATAAGCATATTATTCACACTTTATAGGGAActcattcaacatttttttcttttttatgacttccttgatgattaattaatttcatttagttattagatgttttttaaattatctttttaaaattgaagagtaataatactaatactgtAGTTGTATTTATGATTTCATGTCATTTCAGATTCATTATTTGATTTAAGACACTCTTGACTCTAGCCCTCCACAAAATACCTAAAGGTATAacattaatatattatatatacacggTAGTATTAGTTaaatagtagtagcagtagtaaaaaaacaacaataattgtATTTGTCCATTATTGTGTTATGcattatttagatttttgtgGATGGGTGAGCGATGGTCCAAGGGAAAACAGATAACAATTTTTGGTGTAGATCAAAGGTGcggagtatttttttttacaatacattgcattt contains:
- the LOC129183232 gene encoding cyclin-dependent kinase 4 inhibitor D-like isoform X1 encodes the protein MVFSQMDAAKALTEAAAKGNLGEVQRILEECRLHPDTVNEFGRTALQVMMMGNSKVADLLLEKGADPNVQDKQGIAPVHDAARTGFLDTLQVLVEHGASVNVADQGGALPIHIAIREGHRDVVEFLAPRSNLKHANASGQTAIDVARASHEPDMVHLVFAHIHS
- the LOC129183232 gene encoding cyclin-dependent kinase 4 inhibitor D-like isoform X2, producing the protein MDAAKALTEAAAKGNLGEVQRILEECRLHPDTVNEFGRTALQVMMMGNSKVADLLLEKGADPNVQDKQGIAPVHDAARTGFLDTLQVLVEHGASVNVADQGGALPIHIAIREGHRDVVEFLAPRSNLKHANASGQTAIDVARASHEPDMVHLVFAHIHS